In the genome of Campylobacter concisus, the window GCACTGCTGGAGCGATAAAAAGCGTAAATTTAAGCGGCGAAAAGGTGATAGTAACTTGTGGTGATATGCCTCTTGTAAAATCAACCGATCTAATGCGTCTAGCAAATGCTGAAGCGGACGTGGTTATGAGCTCATTTGAAGCAGCAAATCCTTTTGGCTACGGCAGAGTCATCATAAAAAACGGCAAAGTTGAAGGCATCGTCGAGCAAAAAGATGCAAGCGAAGCACAACTTGCGATAAAAAGCGTAAATGCTGGCTGCTACTGCTTTAAACGCGAGGCGCTAGAGCAAATTTTACCGCTCATAAGCAACCAAAACGCACAAAAAGAGTACTACCTAACTGACGCCATAAAAATAGCAAATGAAAAGGGCTTAAAGTGCGTTGCAGTAAATGTTAATGAGCAAAATTTCATGGGCATAAACGATAAATTTCAACTTAGCATTGCAGAAAAGATCATGCAAGATGAGATCAAGCAAAATTTAATGAAAGCTGGCGTTTTGATGCGCATGCCAGAGAGCATTTTCATAGACAGCAGGGCTAAATTTGAAGGCGAATGCGTGCTAGAAGAAAACGTAAGTATCCTTGGCGAGTGCATCATCACTGAGAGCATCATCAAAAGCTCATCAGTAATAGAAAGCAGCGTCATCAAAAACTCAGATATCGGCCCGCTAGCTCACATCAGGCCAAATTCTGAAATTTCTGACACACACATAGGAAATTTCGTCGAGGTTAAAAAAGGTGTTTTGAGCGGCGTAAAAGCTGGACATTTGAGCTATCTTGGCGACTGCGAGATAGAAAGTGGCACAAACATCGGTTGTGGTACCATCACATGCAACTACGATGGCAAAACAAAATACAAAACCAAAATCGGCAAAAACGTCTTTGTTGGCTCAGATACACAGCTAGTCGCCCCTGTAAATATCGCTGATAACGTCATAATCGCAGCAGGAAGCACCATCACAAAAGACGTTGAAAGCGGTGCATTAGCGATCAGCAGAGCTCGCCAAGAGAACAAAAGTGGCTTTTTTGAGAAATTCTTTGGCAAAGATGATGTTAAAAAATAAGAAAATTTTACTAGCAGTTTGCGGCAGTATCGCCTTTTATAAAGCTTACGAGATTTTATCGCTGCTTAAAAAGCAAGGTGCTGATGTTTACGTGGCTTTAAGTGACGGAGCGCTTGAATTTTGCAGTGTAAGTGGCTTTGAGGCGCTAAGTGAGCATAAAATTTTAAGCTCTCAAACTCAAAACTGGCAAGATGGCGTAAATCACATAGCCTACTCTAAAATGGATCTAGTCCTTATCGCACCTGCCTCGGTAAATACGATAAATAAGCTAGCAGCTGGCATCTGTGACAATGTCTTTATGCAAACGCTAATCGCCGCCTCACACGTGCCTTTAGTTGTAGCTCCGGCTGCAAATAACAATATGATCGAGCACTTCGCTACGCAAAACTCACTTGAAATTTTAAAGAAAAACGGCGCTTTAGTGGTTGAGCCAGTTCTTAAAACTCTAGCTTGCGGTGACGTTGGCAAGGGTGGTCTTGCGAGTCCTGAGGTGATAGTAGAAGCCGCCATTAAAAGGCTTAGTAGGCCTCTTTTTGCAGGTAAAAAAGTAGTGATCACTGGTGGCGCAACGACTGAAAAGATAGATGATGTTAGAGCCATTACA includes:
- the glmU gene encoding bifunctional UDP-N-acetylglucosamine diphosphorylase/glucosamine-1-phosphate N-acetyltransferase GlmU, which gives rise to MNNTSIIILAAGLGTRMKSKRPKVLFELCGEPMIIHILKQAYAITNDVSVVLHYEKELISKKIKEIFPQTKIFEQDHTNFPGTAGAIKSVNLSGEKVIVTCGDMPLVKSTDLMRLANAEADVVMSSFEAANPFGYGRVIIKNGKVEGIVEQKDASEAQLAIKSVNAGCYCFKREALEQILPLISNQNAQKEYYLTDAIKIANEKGLKCVAVNVNEQNFMGINDKFQLSIAEKIMQDEIKQNLMKAGVLMRMPESIFIDSRAKFEGECVLEENVSILGECIITESIIKSSSVIESSVIKNSDIGPLAHIRPNSEISDTHIGNFVEVKKGVLSGVKAGHLSYLGDCEIESGTNIGCGTITCNYDGKTKYKTKIGKNVFVGSDTQLVAPVNIADNVIIAAGSTITKDVESGALAISRARQENKSGFFEKFFGKDDVKK
- the coaBC gene encoding bifunctional phosphopantothenoylcysteine decarboxylase/phosphopantothenate--cysteine ligase CoaBC → MLKNKKILLAVCGSIAFYKAYEILSLLKKQGADVYVALSDGALEFCSVSGFEALSEHKILSSQTQNWQDGVNHIAYSKMDLVLIAPASVNTINKLAAGICDNVFMQTLIAASHVPLVVAPAANNNMIEHFATQNSLEILKKNGALVVEPVLKTLACGDVGKGGLASPEVIVEAAIKRLSRPLFAGKKVVITGGATTEKIDDVRAITNFSSGKMARALARAFYYAGAEVKLLASFKVENEPFEILNFGSSSELLELCKSECESANLIVMCAAVSDFVPTKIDGKIKKEDVGEILSLSLKRNVDILQSLKKFKCKKIGFKLEISSESAHKNARAMLEQKGLDAVCLNILGEKNGFASEQNEINFITKNNETLLPLAAKDEIARHIVKLAANL